From the Ignavibacteriales bacterium genome, the window TCATCAGCGCAAAGACACTGTCACTTATATATATCTCACCAAAGAATTGAGGAACGAGGTTGGATTGATTAGTAACTTGGATTTTGTAAATAAGCAGAGAATCGATTGACGTCGTGCCGATCAATTTATAATCATAACTGCCGAAGGCGTCATCTGATAAAGGTCCAGGTATGGAAGTTTCTCCAAGTTCAATATCTTCGTCATAAAAATTTACAATAAAGGGAAGTGCCACACCGCGTGTAGTATTAGCTGTTTCCTTTTTAGCTACTACAACTTCTTTGTAAAAATCAGGTTTTTTGAAATATCCTTTGGTTTGTGATTCAAGTATTGCGAGTATACCGTACTTGTTATCGCTCGTGATCTCAGGCTGAACCGATCCCTGGTTTGAGCGGAGTACGAATTTTGAATAAGCATCATATTCATACTGTTCAAGATTTTTCTGAAATTGTTTTTTATACTGTATAGCCCTCCTAATTATCTCATAGGCGGGATCTTCACCAGCAATAGTAATTTCTTCTATCAATATCTCAGAAGGAGTAAGATAAATATCTCTCTGCGCATCATTACCTTCTATGTTTATCAGGGCGGTATCAGAAAAGTAGCCTATGTATGAAACTACAACTTTGTGAAGACCATTATCAATCTTTAGGATATAGTAACCGTTTTCATCGGATGTGGTGCCGGAGTTATTATCTATTACCTTTACCGTTGCAAACGGAATGGGCTCGTTTGTTTTAAGGTCATATATATTCCCGGTAATATTGTGGGTTTGTGAATGCAGGAAAGATGTGAACACAAAAATTGTACTAATCGTAAAAAATAGCCTTAGGATCGATCTCATATGGTTATTTTGATATTATTACGACTTTTTTGTCTTCTATATTATATTCAGACGGAAAAGAATAATCAATGGTTTCAGTTTTCACAAAGCTGTATGTCGATTTCAATTCTTTCAATTCACCGGTTATTTCTCCTCCTTTAATACAAAGCATTCTGCCATCTGCATTCATGAATGCTTCACCCCAATTAAAGAGATTTCCGAGATTGGAGACGGCTTTTGAAATTACGATGTCATATTTTTGGGAGAACTCGGTTTTTTTTGAAACTTCCTCGGCTCGTCCGGTAACAATGTCAATATCAAGGTTTAATGAATTTGAGATATCCTGAAGAACAGTGGTTTTCTTCTGTATAGAGTCGAGCAAGGTCACATTGAGATTAGGGTAAATTATTTTCAACGGAATTCCTGGAAATCCGCCCCCCGAACCTATGTCGATAATTTGTTCATTACCGCCAAAGGGATATTTTGACAGAAAAAAAATGGAGTTTAGGATATGGTTTTCTATAGAATCTGTCTTGCGGCTAACGAGGTTAATCTTTTCGTTCCATTCCAACAAGAGACCATTATAATTCTTAAAGAGATCAAGCATATGGATATTGTTATCAATATGCAGTTCTTTCTTTAAGAATTTTCCGAGTAATTCCATCCGGTCATTTTATCAAATTTAAACGGCTTCTTAAATCCATATTTTTTTGTATATCCTTACCTAATTTGAAATTAGCATCAATTATAGGTAAATTTTATTAAACCTAAATCTAACCCATTTTATGGATCTATCCAGAAAGCTTTTAACTCCCATTCAATTAATAATTCTTGTAGTTATTTTTCTTGTTGTAATATTATTTTTACTTTTAAGGGATAACAAATCTGAGAATCTCATCGATATTATGGCGGATTCTACTGTTTCGTGGAAGATACCAGATTTTAATTCGATTCCTCCCGGTGAAGAAAGGGATATGATCCTTTATGGAAGAGATCTTATAAGCAAGACATGCAACATAATCGGTCCGAGAGCTACGGATTCACTGATGAGATATGCCGGTAATAACCTTGTGTGCAGTAACTGCCATTTTGATGCCGGTATGAGATATGCGTCGTATAATCTTGTAGGGGTAACCTCGAGATATCCTCAGTACAGCGAGAGAACAAAGGAAACGGAGACGATCGAGATGAGATTAAATGATTGTATGCAACGAAGTATGAATGGAAAGCCCCTTCCTTTAGACAGCAGGGAAATGAAAGCAATGGTAGCTTATCTGGAATTTATAAGTAAAGATGTTCCTAAAGGATATAGAGTAAAAGGTGAGGGTATTCATGATGTGCCTCCACTCGGAAGGGAACCCGATCCTGTAAAAGGAAAAGAAGGATATAATAGATTTTGTTCGACATGCCACGGCGGGTCGGGTGAAGGCGCCGAATATGATCAGTTGCTTCCCGGGGTTATTAAATATTCTGTTCCACCGCTTTGGGGAAATGACACATATAATAACGGCGCCGGTATGTCCACATCAGCTATGGCTGTAAAGTTTATTTACCACATGATGCCATTCGATGATAAAAATTCACTCTCACTTGAAGAAGCATATGACATTGAGGCATTTGTAAATTCACAACCAAGACCGGAGTTTAAATTGCAATAATAAAAGGATTAAAGTTCTTTTTTATTTATTAAAATAATAATATATTTAATTGTCCACTAATATGTGGTTTAAACACTACCATTTTTATAATTTAATCCATATCAAATGAGAAATATATTATTGGTAATTCTACTAAATTTCATGTTTTTGAACTGTATGTATGCCCAGCAAAATTTTGACTGGGGTAATGATGTGGTTGTTAGTCCTCGTGAGCCTTCTGGAATGACATTGCTACAAGGTCCTGGAGATACTTTATATTTTGATATCGTTCAAGGAAATGCACTTAGAGAAGATTATTCATATAATCGAGGAGATTCCTGGGGGTTTTTAGCGAACTATTTTACAATAGGAGGACCAGCTGGTTACGGTAAGATTGAATTTGTTAAATCGGATACTCTATACGCGGTTTACTTTCAGGCAGATAGTTTATTTATAAAAAAACTATTGTCGCCGCATCATAAAAAGATTATGAATGAACAGGTTAAGGATTTTGATGTAGTTTCGACATCAAGCGGCACAATATATTTACTTCTTAGCTTCAAGAACAATGACAGTCTAAAAATTATAAGTACAGTAGACGGGGGAATAAACTGGAGTAAAGAATTATTAATTACAGATAAAGGGTCTCGTGGCAGATTTTCTAAATTCTTATATGGTGATACATTATTAATTAATTATTATGACATAAACAGTATACGGGGGAATGATAGCACGAGTGTATCCGCAATGAGATATACTGAATCTGCACCCGGAGAGCTTACGGCTATAGATACCAATTCTATTGAGGTAATTAACGATTCAGAGATCAAACCTGAGTTCAAGAGTATCATTGGCCGTGATGGAGTAGTTTGGTTTTTTTATACGTCAGGCATATATCCCAATAGAGATGTAAAATTAAAGACAAGTACAGACTATGGTGTTACTTATTCTAATACTGTTGATATTGCAACTGACCCTCTTATAGATGAATGCGGATTAGAGGCTGATTATAATATGTATGCAAATAGATGTGACTTGGTTTATCACTGGAATGATCTAAGCCCGATTCCTAGTATAGAATCGAGTAAGATTGTATATTCTTTTTCGACACAGGTGTCACCCAGGATATTTAGTGAACCATTAAGCCTGAATCAGCATCCAGCGATAGTTAGCCCAGGGGTATATAACCCAATCCTAGCTGAGTTTAATGATTCAACGGCTGATGTAGGGGTTGTATGGGTTGGGCTAGATGGTACTGAAAAGAAAACTTATTGGGACAGACTGCATAATACAACCTTTATCAATATTAATATAACTGAAATTCCACTAGCATATATGGTTAACCAGAATTATCCAAATCCCTTTAATCCTTTAACACAAATAGAGTTCGAAGCTCCTAAAGATGGACGAGTTAGTCTCAAAGTATATAATATACTAGGAGAGGAAGTTGCAGTTTTAGTAAACGAAAATGTAAAATCCGGAAAGTATAGAGTAAGTTTTGATGGTACTAAGCTTGCCAGTGGTGTCTATTTCTATACTTTAGAAGCCCCGGAATATAGAGAAACAAAGAAAATGCTGTTAATAAAGTAGTGAGTTAAAGGAGAAGTAGTTTGCTACTTATCTGATATACAAAAAGCTCCCGCGGGAAACCACGGGAGCTTTGATTTTTAAAAACTATATGTTATTAGCTATGCTGTGTTTTTTTGAATTCTCATACCGTAGAATGATCTCCACACAAAGAATATCGCTATAAGGAACACCACTACACCTACTATCGGTGCAATTGCCCTAAAGCTGTCGGAAATTGCG encodes:
- a CDS encoding c-type cytochrome, with amino-acid sequence MDLSRKLLTPIQLIILVVIFLVVILFLLLRDNKSENLIDIMADSTVSWKIPDFNSIPPGEERDMILYGRDLISKTCNIIGPRATDSLMRYAGNNLVCSNCHFDAGMRYASYNLVGVTSRYPQYSERTKETETIEMRLNDCMQRSMNGKPLPLDSREMKAMVAYLEFISKDVPKGYRVKGEGIHDVPPLGREPDPVKGKEGYNRFCSTCHGGSGEGAEYDQLLPGVIKYSVPPLWGNDTYNNGAGMSTSAMAVKFIYHMMPFDDKNSLSLEEAYDIEAFVNSQPRPEFKLQ
- a CDS encoding T9SS type A sorting domain-containing protein, producing the protein MRNILLVILLNFMFLNCMYAQQNFDWGNDVVVSPREPSGMTLLQGPGDTLYFDIVQGNALREDYSYNRGDSWGFLANYFTIGGPAGYGKIEFVKSDTLYAVYFQADSLFIKKLLSPHHKKIMNEQVKDFDVVSTSSGTIYLLLSFKNNDSLKIISTVDGGINWSKELLITDKGSRGRFSKFLYGDTLLINYYDINSIRGNDSTSVSAMRYTESAPGELTAIDTNSIEVINDSEIKPEFKSIIGRDGVVWFFYTSGIYPNRDVKLKTSTDYGVTYSNTVDIATDPLIDECGLEADYNMYANRCDLVYHWNDLSPIPSIESSKIVYSFSTQVSPRIFSEPLSLNQHPAIVSPGVYNPILAEFNDSTADVGVVWVGLDGTEKKTYWDRLHNTTFININITEIPLAYMVNQNYPNPFNPLTQIEFEAPKDGRVSLKVYNILGEEVAVLVNENVKSGKYRVSFDGTKLASGVYFYTLEAPEYRETKKMLLIK
- the rsmG gene encoding 16S rRNA (guanine(527)-N(7))-methyltransferase RsmG, which codes for MELLGKFLKKELHIDNNIHMLDLFKNYNGLLLEWNEKINLVSRKTDSIENHILNSIFFLSKYPFGGNEQIIDIGSGGGFPGIPLKIIYPNLNVTLLDSIQKKTTVLQDISNSLNLDIDIVTGRAEEVSKKTEFSQKYDIVISKAVSNLGNLFNWGEAFMNADGRMLCIKGGEITGELKELKSTYSFVKTETIDYSFPSEYNIEDKKVVIISK